The window AGaaaaggaccaaaaaaaaaagctctaTTGCTTAAAATTGCCCTAATAATCTGTTCCATATAATAGCTACTAGACAAGTATCATAGCTACATTTATCTAAAATTAAATGTAGATTAAttagaattaaagaaaattaacaatTCAGATTAAATGGCTAGGGGCTGCAATATTGGACAGCACATATAGCACATgaccatcatcacagaaagttctcttGGACAGTGTGCTCCTAGAATAAATAATATGGAgattcatttataaatttatttttagttttttaatcctcacccaaggatgttttttcatgaatgagagagagagagagagagagagagagagagagagagagagacattgatgtgagagagaaacattaatcagttgcctccctcatgcgccccaaatggggattgaactcacaacctaggtgtgtgccctcaccaggaatcaaacccacaacttttggtgcatgggacaatgctccaaccaactgagccacctggccagggcagaggactTCTTTATAATTGTTTCACAAATATTGATTCTATAAATGCTTACCACGGACCAGACTTATGATAGAGACATAAATGAGAGGTACATTTCCTATCCTAATGGTGCTAAGGGGTAAAGCACATGCACTCAATAAACACAGGTCTATGGTTCCTAGATCAGAGGTTCTCCCCCTTGGATATCTATCCATATCAACCAAGATCTTGCCAGAGGAGGGTTTAATTCAGTTGATCTGGAGCAGAGGTTGAGAGTTTGCATTTCTAGTAAACTTCTAGGAGATGCTAAGGACACAGATGCTGTGACCAAATGAGTGTTGAGAGATACCATCAGATTTAGAGATGAGGGACTGTTTCCTCACCCCATCTACAgcagacattatttttttctctatttgtaGGGCTGGAGACTCTGGTACTGACCTATGTCGATGCCATCAGTAGTGGGGACCTGCCCTGCATGGAGAACGCCATCCTGGCCTTGGCCCAGATAGAGAACTCGGCTGCTGTGCAAAAGGCCATTGCCCACTATGACCAGCAGATGAGTGAGAAGGTTGAACTGCCCTCAGAAACCCTCCAAGAGCTCCTGGACCTGCACATGGCCAGTGAGAAAGAGGCCATTGAAGTCTTCATGAAGAATTCCTTCAAGGATGTGGACCATTTATTTCAAAAGGAATTAGCGGTAATCTTTCTCTTATGTGTATATGGATTAGGGTCTCAGAAAGCAAAGTACTGCTAGGAAATATAGTGGGTATGTATCAGGAGAGAAGGAAGTTTTACTAGACTTCAAAATGACAAAAAccactattttttattattataataagaaGAACCAATTTTGTTTTGATTGGCTTAaagttttgaacattttttttcttccatgcaTAAACTAATCCTCTTTCTCATAATTTAGTTAAATGCAAGCAGGTAATCATCAGAGCTTTTCATCAAGTTACATGCTTAATGTTATCAGAGGTTTTAATATTATAGCCAAAAACAAAGAAAGGTGTAGTCTTAGTTATCTTGAGCAGGCTTATATTGAACTACATTTCTTCCATATACAATCGCTGGTCCAATGTGAAAAGCAGACATTTCTTTCTAAAGGTGTATTTGTGGGACTAGAGAACCTAGTCCTGACCTATGTCAATGCCGTCAGCTGTGGGGTCCTGCCCTGCATAGAGAAAGCAGTCCTGGCCTCGGCCCAGATACAGAACTCGGCTGCAGTGCAAAAGGCCATGGCCCACTGTGACTGGCAGGTGGGTAGCATCAATGCTAACATAAAGCCAGAAATCTCTGCTATGAACTTCACCTCCAAGGAGAAAGGGTCTTCAACAGAAAGACAGGATCAGGAGGAAGGATGTGGTCCAGCTGAGGTGCCTGTTAGTTTTTACAGGGTCACAGACTGGTTTTTGAGAAGCCTTTCCAAAAATGCTGAGGTCAAGCTAACATTTTCTCTGTACTCTTTCTACGTCCTAGGAAAAGCTAGAAAAAAGGCGAGATGACTTTTGTAAAGAGAATATGAAAGCATCATCGGATCGCTGCTCAGCTTTACTTAAGGATATCTTCCATTCTTTAGAAGAAGATATAAAGCAGGGGGTTTATTCTAAACCTGGAGGGTATCATCTCTTAATGCAGACTGTGAACGAGCTGAAGAAAAAGTATCTTCAGGAACCCAGGAAGGGAATACAGGTAACCAGCATGTATCTGTCCCTCTGTTGCTCCCCTCAACCCCACACATCCATTCCTCCCagtctccctccacctcctttcCTTGGATCTGCTCTCTCCACGATGGCTTCATTCCTCACACCTATGGGACCACAGCACCAACAGCTCCAAAAGTAGAGCCCTCACTCAGAGATCAGAGACTCTCAATCTATATTTATATCAGTCACTTACAACGGTTTCTGCTTCATAGGGTGCCAGGTTTGGTCAACCTGCAGCAAGTGCCCACCCTGTGACAGGGACCCCTTGACCAGCACAAGGACTAGGGCCAAGCAAACAATTCCTACAGGAaaatatggggggaggggggagtcaaATAGGAATAAGTGCTTCCTGAGATTTCCTATTACTAATGCCATTTTCTCTGGGTCCTAGAGTGAAGAAGTTCTTCACGCATACCTGAGCTCCAAGGAGTCTGTGATTGATGCAATTCTACAGACAGACCAGAAtctcacagaaaaggaaaaggagatcGAAGGTGAGGAGCAAGTCAAGAGCCTTAATATCTTTtgaaagtttaaataatttttcttggaGGACCTGGCGTCCTTAAATAAGAGCCAGATGAGCAAAGATGACTATTACTGGCCAAAGTCACTCTCAGTGGGGCATATGCAGTCAGCAGCAAcaatgacaggtaagttcaccAAGAGGAAAAAGCAAAGTGGTCACACTAATGAATTtgtcttcttcctttcctcctggcAGTGCAACGTGTGAAAGCTGAATCTGCAGAGGCTGCAGCAAAAATGCTGGAGGAAATGCAAAAGAAGAATCAGCAGAtgatggaggagaaagaaaggagttACCAGGAACATGTGAAACAATTGACTGAGAAGATGGAGCAGGAGAGGGCCGAGTTAAAGGCAGAGCAAGAGAGGGTTCTGGCTCTTAAACTTCAGGTATGTAATGGCATTACCTTgatgtttgtctttttctgttttctgaacACTCTCCCTGACCTGTTTGTGTGGCTGTTAGAACTCAAAACCTGGAAGGACCTTGCTTGCTACTTACACCTTTCAATCCCTTTCTGTCTGCCTGACTTGGATCCTGCCTATGtctggttattaaaaaaaaattattttcctttatctcACATCCAGTTCGTTAGTACATTCTTCAATCAATGGTAGCTATTATCTTCCACGCATTGTAAATATGTCTTATCTGTATCTCTTGCTTAATATTATATGAAGCAAGAATTGCTGTGTACCTATACCTTAGGAGAAGAAACAAAGGTTCAGAAAAGATGAGCTTTTATAGGGTCACACAGATCAGTAAGATATCTGAACCACCTTCAAACTTAGAGGAATCTACAATCACTGTTTTTCTGTCACACCTGGTATGACTTTGGTTCTAAAGAGAACCTTTATGAGCAGAAAGACTCCTTGCCTCTCACACCTGTGTCCTCCACTCCTGACTGTTTGCTATGCCCTACGTCTAGTTTGTTTAGTGAGTTATGTGCAGAAATCCTGTGTGGACAGTTAGGGGCTTTGATGTCCTCACTTATACCCTGCTACTCTTGCCACCAAGCTGTGGAAGCTTAAATCAAATTCCCTGATTTAATATTCAGACACTTCCTTTgattttgagaatattttatttctgtcatgtgtatgtatataaaagtctgagtgtgtgtgtgtgtgtgtgtgtgtgtgtgtgtgtgtaaaagagtctataaaatttgaaaagaaacatTTGATTAAGATTGCCCACATATGTTGTATAGGATTAATGGgacttataatttaattttatcactATATTAGAAGGTATAAGCCAAAATCACTCTTAGCTAAAGGAAGCTCAAGAAAAGCAATCATAGAACTAGGATGTCCAAGAGACagtataatgaatatttttggtagagaaaatttcaagaagaaattaaatactAAGAATGTGGAAACTAGCTAGAAGTTGAGATTTGCTTACTGCTGTACTTTATTTACTCTTTATTTGTCCCCTTTTAGGAACAGGCCAAGTTACTAAAGGAAGGATTCCAAAATGAGAGCAGACAACttcagagagaaatagagaatctCAAGAATAACATGAAAAATACCGGTGGCGGTGGTTGTATCTTAATCTAAAGTCCTAAGGGAAAGCTTCTCTGGTCACTCTACCCAAGGCATAACTCAAGCAGTTTTAGAATCTGGAAAAATGTCACAACTTGAAAAAAAGTGACCTTCTTTaagctgataaaagaaatctacaAAAAGCCCTTCACCTAACATACTTAATGATAAAAAATGGAATGCATTGCCCCTAACACAGGAATAAAGCAAGGATGTGAAGTCTCCCCACTCCAGTTAAACAGTATAATGAAAGGCTTCCTACAATATggcaaaaagga is drawn from Myotis daubentonii chromosome 3, mMyoDau2.1, whole genome shotgun sequence and contains these coding sequences:
- the LOC132230849 gene encoding guanylate-binding protein 1-like, giving the protein MASDIQMPGPVCLIENTNTQLVVNPEALKILSAITQPVVVVAIVGLYRTGKSYLMNKLAGQQKGFSLGSTVQSHTKGIWMWCVPHPKKPNYTLVLLDTEGLGDVEKGDNQNDSWIFALAILLSSTFVYNSMGTINQQAMDQLHYVTELTEKIRAKSSPDENEVEDSADFVSFFPDFVWTLRDFALELEVNGQPISADEYLENSLKLKKGTSSKDKNYNLPRLCIRKFFPEKKCFIFDRPTHRKKLGQLETMHDDELDPEFVQQAADFCSYIFSKSKVKTLSGGIQVNGPRLETLVLTYVDAISSGDLPCMENAILALAQIENSAAVQKAIAHYDQQMSEKVELPSETLQELLDLHMASEKEAIEVFMKNSFKDVDHLFQKELAEKLEKRRDDFCKENMKASSDRCSALLKDIFHSLEEDIKQGVYSKPGGYHLLMQTVNELKKKYLQEPRKGIQSEEVLHAYLSSKESVIDAILQTDQNLTEKEKEIEVQRVKAESAEAAAKMLEEMQKKNQQMMEEKERSYQEHVKQLTEKMEQERAELKAEQERVLALKLQEQAKLLKEGFQNESRQLQREIENLKNNMKNTGGGGCILI